A window of the Nisaea acidiphila genome harbors these coding sequences:
- a CDS encoding ABC transporter ATP-binding protein, giving the protein MTGIAVKGLTKSWGATTAVEDVSFTVEPGTFSVLLGPSGCGKSTILRLISGLESASSGSIEIGGKDVTARPPAERDLAMVFQSYALFPHLSVAENILFGLKVRKATKQDQSARLARVADLLGLSGLLERRPSQLSGGQQQRVALGRAIIAEKPVCLMDEPLSNLDAKLRHEMRVEIRALQRKLGMTMVYVTHDQAEAMGMADRIILLKDGRIEQDASPLETYSRPATSFAGRFIGTPPMNILALSWESGGVRIRDTGPALLNGLPQQDLALGVRPEDIAIDSAGPHRAEVESIEYLGADTLVDCRIGSERLTVRARNAEGIGPGSGIGLSWPRTAIHLFDAATGMRRDDLLIGAEG; this is encoded by the coding sequence ATGACCGGGATCGCTGTCAAGGGGCTGACCAAGAGCTGGGGCGCGACCACGGCGGTCGAAGATGTTTCTTTCACGGTCGAGCCCGGGACATTCTCGGTCCTTCTCGGTCCCTCCGGCTGCGGCAAGTCCACGATCCTGCGGCTGATTTCGGGTCTGGAAAGCGCCTCGTCCGGCAGCATCGAGATCGGCGGCAAGGACGTTACCGCGCGGCCGCCGGCGGAACGGGACCTCGCGATGGTGTTCCAGTCCTACGCCCTCTTCCCGCATCTGAGCGTCGCCGAGAACATTCTCTTCGGCCTCAAGGTCCGCAAGGCGACGAAACAGGACCAGTCGGCGCGTCTCGCGCGCGTGGCCGATCTTCTCGGTCTTTCCGGCCTTCTCGAACGCCGGCCGAGCCAGCTCTCCGGCGGCCAGCAGCAGCGCGTGGCCCTCGGCCGTGCGATCATCGCCGAGAAACCCGTCTGCCTGATGGACGAGCCGCTCTCCAATCTCGACGCCAAGCTCCGGCACGAGATGCGGGTCGAAATCCGCGCCCTGCAGCGCAAACTCGGCATGACCATGGTCTATGTGACCCACGACCAGGCCGAGGCCATGGGCATGGCGGACCGCATCATCCTGCTAAAGGACGGCCGTATCGAACAGGATGCTTCGCCGCTCGAAACCTACAGCAGGCCCGCAACCAGCTTCGCCGGGCGCTTCATCGGCACGCCGCCGATGAACATTCTCGCCCTCTCCTGGGAAAGCGGCGGCGTCCGCATCAGGGATACCGGACCGGCCCTGCTGAACGGCCTTCCGCAGCAGGACCTGGCGCTCGGCGTCCGCCCCGAGGATATCGCCATCGATTCCGCCGGACCGCACCGGGCCGAGGTCGAATCCATCGAATATCTCGGCGCGGACACGCTTGTGGACTGCCGCATCGGCAGCGAACGCCTGACCGTGCGCGCGCGCAATGCCGAGGGCATCGGCCCCGGCAGCGGGATCGGCCTCTCATGGCCCCGGACGGCCATTCATCTTTTCGACGCCGCGACAGGAATGCGGCGCGACGACCTCCTCATCGGCGCGGAGGGGTAA
- a CDS encoding ABC transporter substrate-binding protein, whose protein sequence is MHFTKKLGIGAVAAAMSLSMAQAAQAVDLQFFFPVAVGGKAADTIEELTKEYAAAHPDVKIDAVYAGSYQNTVTKALTAVRGGQAPQLSVILSVDMFTLIEEDAIVAFDDVIKSDEEKAWLKAFYPAFMENSQTGGKTYGIPFQRSTPVMYWNKDAFKKAGLDPNTPPATWAELVEFGKKLTVKDASGNVTQWGVRIPSSGFPYWLFQGLSTQNDVVLANGDGNKTNFSDPKVIEALQYLVDLSAKHKIMAPGIIEWGSTPKAFFEGESAIMWTSTGNLTNVRNNAPFDFGVAMLPANKRRGAPTGGGNFYIFKDSTDEQKAASLDFIKWITAPKQAAKWSIATGYVAPRADAWETPEMKAYVADFPPALVARDQLEFAVAELSTYQNQRITTIFNDGLEAAITGKASPEEAMNDAQQKADKILKDYR, encoded by the coding sequence ATGCACTTCACGAAAAAACTTGGGATCGGCGCCGTCGCGGCTGCGATGTCGCTCTCCATGGCCCAGGCCGCGCAGGCGGTCGACCTGCAGTTCTTCTTCCCCGTGGCGGTCGGCGGCAAGGCGGCCGACACGATCGAGGAACTGACGAAGGAATATGCCGCGGCCCATCCCGACGTCAAAATCGACGCGGTCTATGCGGGAAGCTACCAGAACACCGTCACCAAGGCCCTCACCGCCGTCCGCGGCGGCCAGGCCCCGCAGCTCTCGGTGATCCTGTCGGTCGACATGTTCACCCTGATCGAGGAAGACGCGATCGTCGCCTTCGACGATGTCATCAAGAGCGACGAGGAGAAGGCGTGGCTGAAGGCGTTCTATCCGGCCTTCATGGAAAACAGCCAGACCGGCGGCAAGACCTACGGCATTCCGTTCCAGCGCTCGACCCCGGTGATGTACTGGAACAAGGACGCCTTCAAGAAGGCCGGCCTCGATCCGAATACCCCGCCGGCGACTTGGGCGGAACTGGTCGAGTTCGGCAAGAAGCTGACCGTCAAGGACGCTTCCGGCAACGTCACCCAGTGGGGCGTCCGCATTCCGAGTTCCGGCTTCCCCTACTGGCTCTTCCAGGGCCTTAGCACCCAGAACGACGTCGTCCTCGCCAACGGCGACGGCAACAAGACCAACTTCTCCGACCCGAAGGTGATCGAGGCTCTGCAGTATCTCGTCGACCTCAGCGCCAAGCACAAGATCATGGCGCCCGGCATCATCGAGTGGGGTTCCACGCCGAAGGCCTTCTTCGAGGGCGAGTCCGCGATTATGTGGACCTCGACCGGCAACCTGACGAACGTCCGCAACAACGCGCCGTTCGATTTCGGTGTCGCCATGCTCCCGGCCAACAAGCGCCGCGGCGCGCCGACCGGCGGTGGCAACTTCTACATCTTCAAGGACTCCACGGACGAGCAGAAAGCTGCCTCTCTCGACTTCATCAAGTGGATCACCGCGCCGAAACAGGCCGCCAAATGGTCGATCGCGACCGGTTACGTCGCGCCGCGCGCCGACGCGTGGGAAACGCCGGAAATGAAGGCCTATGTCGCCGACTTCCCGCCGGCCCTGGTGGCCCGCGACCAGCTCGAGTTCGCCGTGGCCGAGCTCTCCACCTACCAGAACCAGCGCATCACGACGATCTTCAACGACGGTCTCGAAGCCGCCATCACCGGCAAGGCCTCGCCTGAAGAAGCGATGAACGATGCGCAGCAGAAGGCGGACAAGATCCTGAAGGATTACCGCTGA
- a CDS encoding DeoR/GlpR family DNA-binding transcription regulator, whose amino-acid sequence MAASISSNASRRRAEITEMVRAAGYQSIIDLAERFAVTEQTIRRDVNQLCDGGLLRRRHGGVELPSPNANIDFDQRMILNAGAKARIAAAVASRIPDGASLAVSIGTTPEMVVRALRSHTGLRIVTNNIAAALTASASPTFEVTIAGGRIRPEGRDVLGQQVEQFFSAYKVDYGLFGVGGVDPDGSLLDFTEDEIRAREVISQNCRTKVVVLDHTKFGRAAYVRGGHIADADLVFCDVQPPAEISEMIRDAGHELIIAGDDAAALALLPGMAEAGE is encoded by the coding sequence GTGGCAGCCAGTATCTCTTCCAACGCCTCGAGGCGGCGGGCCGAAATCACCGAAATGGTCCGTGCCGCCGGTTACCAATCCATTATCGATTTGGCCGAGCGTTTCGCCGTCACCGAACAGACGATCCGCCGGGATGTGAACCAGCTGTGCGACGGAGGCCTGCTGCGACGGCGTCACGGCGGCGTGGAGTTGCCCTCGCCGAACGCGAATATCGATTTCGACCAGCGCATGATCCTGAACGCCGGTGCGAAGGCGCGGATCGCCGCCGCCGTCGCGTCCCGCATTCCCGACGGCGCCTCGCTCGCCGTCAGCATCGGCACGACACCTGAAATGGTGGTCCGGGCCCTGCGCTCCCATACCGGGCTCCGGATCGTCACCAACAATATCGCGGCGGCCCTGACCGCCAGCGCCAGCCCGACATTCGAGGTCACGATCGCCGGGGGCCGGATCCGGCCCGAGGGCCGTGACGTGCTCGGCCAGCAGGTCGAGCAATTCTTCTCCGCCTATAAGGTCGATTACGGGCTGTTCGGGGTCGGCGGCGTCGATCCGGACGGCAGCCTGCTCGATTTCACCGAGGACGAGATCCGCGCACGCGAGGTGATCAGCCAGAACTGTCGCACCAAGGTCGTCGTGCTCGACCATACCAAGTTCGGCCGCGCCGCCTATGTCCGCGGCGGACATATCGCCGATGCCGATCTCGTGTTCTGCGACGTCCAGCCTCCGGCAGAAATCTCGGAAATGATCCGGGATGCGGGCCACGAGCTGATCATTGCAGGAGACGACGCCGCGGCGCTCGCGCTGCTCCCCGGCATGGCGGAAGCGGGAGAATGA